Proteins encoded by one window of Haliotis asinina isolate JCU_RB_2024 chromosome 6, JCU_Hal_asi_v2, whole genome shotgun sequence:
- the LOC137287295 gene encoding WD repeat and coiled-coil-containing protein-like — protein sequence MELGRATLRGNGLNLLLNGIHPRHGLVWTDGKVIYLAPVRLYGNNIDNAKSVKLGEFDNVRSLHWSVDVDSDTCFLCAIHKQNVTVWKVTGLAPKLGFKQVRKLNVQPIPQGCLWHPQRDILCLLSQQQCSFYFRHANNKSSYAFPQLESGRITCGTWSEDGQRLVLCVGAVVLVYIWPNIETSISDFTPAAWKVPGLDGSITSIVSLSHDSLVCATELPLESLCKQRDMFVVPDVVSSSEDRTMNGSDDVIAPRGSQVSAKDSLLNLERNPQSLVQDTSQLVVIQLHDKLQDPSVVSRTNVRGVLVPYVLTHEPRTNSVIVGGNNQSLLQIFTFLGEELHKVSDIQLEKHHRPKGSCRLPPIFSQTTSGVLVMVGERDIADSAFPSSTNEARFTLLIKYFPIKIDKSHLRNSFSVMPSNLTSDTKQQEQKMKSLSGSNLPTRTPSKSRVTSLSVATHEASNIKISVPPSSRSCRDGGNTNRLVVDLSSNGKAESLETETVQFSSQAPKFQNSDVDKFFDSVDNGRKVNGCRNLTVNAERDLPSDMSCVRRVEQDDVCVVESYTPSGSNSEHTQEESGCDQLVQLVNSQKDQIAALQKKIDMLSQAVENTSCIFPTRYQSPEQPEKVKVICETSDGHTLTRSFLLDSGRLQLDPVKQAFGLATVELIMDGEPCVLGANIDGYIPMKFGAGSTLRITGVPACISPSSPRETNGVLDKDLVSGASRC from the exons GTATACATCCCCGACATGGGTTGGTGTGGACGGATGGGAAGGTCATCTACCTAGCTCCTGTCAGGCTGTATGGCAACAACATCGACAACGCCAAGTCAGTCAAGCTTGGAGAatttga CAATGTGCGGAGTCTGCACTGGAGTGTTGACGTGGACAGCGACACCTGCTTCCTGTGTGCCATCCATAAGCAGAACGTCACGGTATGGAAAGTCACAGGGCTGGCTCCAAAACTTGGATTCAAGCAAGTCCGCAAACTCAATGTGCAACCCATTCCTCAAG GATGTCTGTGGCATCCCCAGAGGGACATCTTGTGTCTGTTGAGTCAGCAGCAGTGCAGTTTCTACTTCCGACATGCTAACAACAAGAGCAGCTATGCTTTCcctcagctggaaag tggcAGAATCACCTGCGGTACATGGTCAGAAGATGGACAGAGGCTGGTGTTATGTGTGGGCGCAGTGGTGTTG GTGTACATATGGCCAAACATCGAGACTTCAATATCTGACTTCACCCCCGCAGCCTGGAAGGTCCCTGG CCTGGACGGCAGCATCACCTCCATCGTGTCCCTGTCCCATGATTCCCTTGTGTGTGCGACTGAGTTGCCGCTAGAGTCACTGTGTAAACAGCGGGACATGTTTGTTGTGCCAG ATGTGGTGAGCTCCAGCGAGGACCGTACCATGAATGGGTCTGATGATGTCATTGCCCCTAGAGGAAGCCAggtgtcagcaaaggacagccTCCTGAATCTGGAGAGAAACCCACAG AGCCTGGTGCAGGATACGTCACAATTGGTGGTGATTCAACTCCATGACAAGCTGCAGGACCCCAGCGTCGTCAGCCGCACCAACGTCAGGGGCGTCCTTGTGCCATATGTGCTTACACATGAG CCGCGGACCAATTCTGTCATCGTCGGGGGCAACAACCAGAGTCTGCTGCAGATCTTTACTTTCCTGGGTGAAGAGTTACACAAAGTCTCAGACATT CAACTTGAGAAACATCATCGGCCCAAGGGATCCTGTAGACTACCTCCCATCTTTTCCCAGACAACCTCTGGTGTCCTGGTGATGGTAGGCGAGAGAGATATTGCCGATTCAGCATTTCCTTCGTCCACCAATGAAGCAAGGTTTACTCTACTTATCAAATACTTCCCAATCAAAATAG ACAAATCTCACCTTCGTAACAGTTTCTCTGTGATGCCCAGCAACTTGACATCAGACACCAAACAACAAGAACAGAAGATGAAGAGCCTGAGTGGTTCCAACCTTCCAACCAGAACTCCTTCCAAGtccagagttacctccctttcagTGGCTACACATGAAGCAAGTAATATCAAGATCTCAGTGCCCCCTTCTTCTCGGTCGTGTAGAGATGGGGGAAACACCAACAGACTTGTGGTGGACCTAAGCTCTAATGGAAAAGCAGAAAGTCTGGAAACAGAAACAGTGCAATTTTCAAGTCAGGCTCCCAAATTCCAGAATTCTGATGTGGATAAATTCTTTGATTCTGTGGACAATGGAAGGAAGGTGAATGGTTGTAGAAATTTGACAGTGAATGCTGAGCGGGACTTGCCGAGTGATATGAGTTGTGTGAGGAGAGTGGAGCAAGATGATGTGTGTGTAGTTGAGAGCTACACTCCCAGCGGCTCCAACAGTGAGCATACACAGGAAGAATCTGGATGTGACCAGTTGGTGCAGCTTGTCAACTCACAG AAAGATCAGATTGCTGCATTGCAGAAGAAAATCGATATGTTATCTCA AGCTGTAGAAAACACATCATGTATATTCCCAACAAGATACCAGAGTCCTGAGCAACCAG AGAAGGTGAAGGTTATCTGTGAGACATCTGATGGCCACACTCTGACCAGGTCATTCCTGCTAGACTCTGGCCGACTGCAACTCGATCCTGTCAAACAAGCATTTGGTCTTGCCACAGTTGAACTTATCATGG ATGGTGAGCCGTGTGTTCTTGGGGCTAATATTGATGGCTACATCCCAATGAAGTTTGGTGCTGGATCCACTCTCAGGATCACAGGTGTCCCAGCATGCATCTCGCCATCCTCACCAAGGGAGACAAACGGTGTGCTGGACAAGGATCTGGTGTCTGGAGCCAGCAGGTGCTAG